A single Verrucomicrobiia bacterium DNA region contains:
- a CDS encoding DUF485 domain-containing protein — MQTQVPEKSSEVHGEAFLRSLMRKQLKLSITCALAFLLVVLGMPLANYLAPELMATRILGFTLSWFLLGIGFFPAVWIISFYFIRRSIALEEEEVKEVSHRDTEPRR; from the coding sequence ATGCAAACCCAGGTTCCGGAAAAATCGTCCGAAGTGCATGGCGAAGCATTTTTGCGTTCGCTGATGCGCAAACAACTCAAACTCTCCATCACCTGCGCCCTCGCGTTCCTGCTGGTCGTGTTGGGAATGCCGCTGGCGAATTATCTGGCGCCGGAATTGATGGCCACCCGCATCCTGGGTTTTACCTTGAGCTGGTTTTTGTTGGGCATCGGTTTCTTTCCCGCCGTGTGGATCATTTCGTTTTATTTCATCCGCCGCTCAATTGCGTTGGAGGAGGAGGAAGTGAAAGAAGTCAGCCACAGAGACACTGAGCCACGGAGATGA